The bacterium DNA window AAGTTTTATAAAATTTTTTCCCTTTTAATTCAAAATTCAACATTCAAAATTCATAATTTTATAAAGTTTTCCTTAAGATTATCTAAACACATACATTTTGTAAAGCGTTATGGAATTAACTATAAATGGCAAAGATAAAGTTGTCTTTAAGGTTTCCCAAGGAACTGATTGATAAGCCAATAATTTATCAATTAAGCCGGGATTTTGATGTAATAACAAACATAAGGAGGGCAAATATTGATCAGGAAATTGGATGGATGGTTTTGGAGCTTTCGGGAGAGATGGATGAGATAGATAGGGCAATTGATGATTTAATAAAAAAGGGTGTAAAGGTGGATCCCATCGGAGGGGATGTTGTGGAGGGGTAATGGAATTTAAGATTGGGAGGAATGAGATGAAGAAAGAGATGAAGCTTGTATTTCCAGAAGACTTGGTCTGTGAGCCTGTGCTTTATCGCCTGGGAAAGGATTTTTCGGTTATTTATAGCATAAAGTCTGCAAATGTAACCTCAGATTCTGGATGGGTAGTCCTTTCCCTAGAGGGAGAAGAAGGGGAGATTGAAAGGGCAATAAAGCATTTAGAAGAAAAGGGGGTAATTGTTGAAAGATGAATAAAATATTTGCACCAATTTCTGAGAAGGATGTAAGCTCTGCAATCGTCTCTGAGTTTTCCAAGCAATTCTTGGAATATGTAGAGAGCGATTGCATTATCATTGGAAGTGGTCCATCTGGGCTTATCGCAGGAAGGGAGCTGGCAAGGGAAGGAATGAAGGTGCTTATAATAGAGAGGAATAACTACCTTGGTGGTGGCTTCTGGATTGGTGGCTATCTTATGAATAAGGTAACATTAAGAGAGCCGGGACAGGAGATTTTGGAAGAGCTCGGTGTTCCTTGCAAAGAAACGACAAAGGGGCTATATGTTGCAGATGGTCCTCATTGTGTATCAAAGCTTATTGGCTCTGCCTGTGATGCAGGTGTTAGATTCTTGCAATTGACCGTATTTGATGACCTTGTCTTGCAAGAGGAAAATAGGGTCTGTGGCGCTGTGGTAAATTGGACGCCAATTGAGGCACTTCCAAGGGAGATTGCCTGTATAGACCCAATTCCTTTAGAGACAAAGGTTTTAATTGATGCAACAGGACATGATGCTTGCTGTGTTAAGAAGCTTGAGGAAAGGGGGTTAATAAAAACAAAGGGGTTTGGTGCGATGTGGATTTCTCAATCAGAAGACCTTGTGGTTGAGCATTCTGGTGAGGTATGGCCTGGCCTTGTTGTAATCGGAATGGCAACCGCCACCACCTATGGCTTGCCCAGGATGGGACCTACCTTTGGTGCAATGCTTCTCTCTGGCAAAAAGGGTGCAGAAATAGCAAAAAGGCTGATCTGACCATTATTCTTTTATATCAACCTCTCTCTTATGCCATTACGCACATAGATTCTCTGGCTACCTTTTCCTCCTTTAAACCTAATAACTCTGCCGCCCTGCAAACCCACTCAAACCTAACAAGGATTTCAACATTTTTGAGATAAACGCCTCAATACAAAAATCAAAAATACAAACAAAACTTAAAACCATAAACTCTGTGCCTTTGCCGCTTTATATTGCTTACCTCCCATGGCAATACTTGTATTTCTTCCCACTTCCACAGGGGCAGGGTTGGTTTCTCCCTATTTTCTTATGGGGTTCTGTAGGAAGGCTTGCTCGGGTAATTATCTCTCTTGGTCTTTCCCTTACTCCAGTAAGGGAAACCTTAAATAGATGCCCAACAATTTCCTCTTTCATATGATAAACAAGCTCTTCAAACATCCTAAATGCCTCAATCTTGTATTCCACCAAGGGGTCTCTTTGTCCATATGCCCTTAAATGGATGCTTTCCCTTAAGAAATCTAAGTTATGCAAATGGTCTTTCCATAGGTTATCAATAACCGAGAGCATAATCATCCTTTGGATATGGATTAAATCTTTTCCCATGGTTTCCTTTTTCCTCTCATAGGCAAGGCTAATCTCTTTTTCTAATCCTTCCTTTATCTCTTCTCTATCTTCTATAGAAATACTTGGATTTATTCCAAAAACCTGAAAAACCCTTGTTTTTAATCCCTCTATATCCCAATCATCGGGATGAATATCTTTAGGAAGATAAATGGGAAGGTATAGCTCAAGCACCTCAAGGCACATCTCCTTAAAATGCTCATCAAGGTCGCTTGAGGCCATAATCATATCCCTTTCATTGTAAATAAGGCTTCTTTGGTTATTCATCACATCATCAAATTCCAAAAGCCTCTTTCTTATCTCAAAGTTATGTGCCTCTACCTTTTTCTGGGCATTCTCTATTGACTTTGTAATCCAGGAATGCTCAATCACCTCATCATCCCTTAAGCCAAGCTTGGTCATTATGCTTGCTATTCTCTCTGAGCCAAATAGCCTCATTAAGTCATCCTCTAAAGAGATATAAAACCTTGATGAGCCAGGGTCTCCCTGCCTGGCACACCTTCCCCTTAATTGATTATCAATCCTCCTTGCCTCATGCCTTTCAGAACCAATAATATGGAGACCACCAAGTTTTAATACCTCCTCTTGATTTTCCTTATCGGGTGGATTCCCTCCTAGAATAATATCGGTTCCCCTTCCTGCCATATTTGTGGCAATGGTAACCATCCCCTTTCTTCCTGCCTGGGCAACAATCTCTGCCTCCTTCTCATGGTATTTTGCATTCAATACCTGATGGGGAATACCTT harbors:
- a CDS encoding sulfide-dependent adenosine diphosphate thiazole synthase: MNKIFAPISEKDVSSAIVSEFSKQFLEYVESDCIIIGSGPSGLIAGRELAREGMKVLIIERNNYLGGGFWIGGYLMNKVTLREPGQEILEELGVPCKETTKGLYVADGPHCVSKLIGSACDAGVRFLQLTVFDDLVLQEENRVCGAVVNWTPIEALPREIACIDPIPLETKVLIDATGHDACCVKKLEERGLIKTKGFGAMWISQSEDLVVEHSGEVWPGLVVIGMATATTYGLPRMGPTFGAMLLSGKKGAEIAKRLI
- a CDS encoding NIL domain-containing protein; its protein translation is MAKIKLSLRFPKELIDKPIIYQLSRDFDVITNIRRANIDQEIGWMVLELSGEMDEIDRAIDDLIKKGVKVDPIGGDVVEG
- a CDS encoding NIL domain-containing protein, with product MEFKIGRNEMKKEMKLVFPEDLVCEPVLYRLGKDFSVIYSIKSANVTSDSGWVVLSLEGEEGEIERAIKHLEEKGVIVER